Proteins encoded by one window of Corythoichthys intestinalis isolate RoL2023-P3 chromosome 20, ASM3026506v1, whole genome shotgun sequence:
- the eef1a1l3 gene encoding elongation factor 1-alpha-like, with the protein MSKEKPHINLVIIGHVDSGKSTTTGHLVYKCGGVDQRKLEKFEKAAAQVGKSSFKFAWVLDKLKAERERGITIDISLLKFNTQKYSMTIIDAPGHRDFIKNMITGTSQADVALLVVSAAKGEFEAGVSRSGQTREHALLAYTLGVKQMIVCVNKMDTTEPPYSQKRFDEVVRAVAGFLKKIGYDPNTIPFVPISGWTGENMIVATNKMPWFQGWKVRRREGNAKGRTLLEVLDSVQPPVRTINKPLRLPLQDVYKIGGVGTVPVGKIETGVLKAGMTLTFSPAKVTAEVKSIEMHHEGLDTALPGHNVGFNIKNVSVKNLRRGDVAGDAQQDPPSDVSSFEAQVIVLNHPGRIKEGYSPVLDCHTAHVTCRFAELKEKLDRRTGNKLEERPLQLMSGDAATVKLVPVKPMCVESFFKYPPLGRFAARDLKQTVAVGVIKSVEKDKGSKSKVAK; encoded by the exons ATGTCGAAAGAGAAGCCTCACATCAACCTGGTGATCATCGGCCACGTGGACAGCGGAAAGTCCACCACCACTGGCCACCTGGTCTACAAATGCGGCGGCGTGGACCAGAGGAAGTTGGAGAAATTTGAGAAGGCCGCAGCGCAG GTGGGAAAGAGTTCGTTCAAGTTCGCGTGGGTTCTGGACAAGCTGAAGGCCGAGCGGGAGCGCGGCATCACCATCGACATCTCGCTGCTCAAGTTCAACACGCAGAAGTATTCCATGACTATCATCGACGCGCCGGGACATAGGGATTTCATCAAGAACATGATTACTGGAACCTCACAG gCTGATGTTGCCTTGCTGGTGGTGTCTGCGGCCAAGGGAGAGTTCGAGGCGGGCGTGTCCCGTAGCGGTCAGACGCGCGAGCACGCCCTGCTGGCCTACACCCTGGGCGTCAAGCAGATGATCGTGTGCGTCAACAAAATGGACACCACCGAGCCTCCTTACAGCCAGAAGCGCTTCGACGAGGTGGTGCGGGCGGTCGCCGGCTTCCTCAAGAAAATCGGCTATGACCCCAACACCATCCCCTTCGTGCCCATCTCCGGATGGACCGGGGAGAACATGATCGTCGCCACCAATAAG ATGCCGTGGTTCCAGGGATGGAAAGTGCGGCGGCGTGAAGGCAACGCCAAAGGAAGAACTTTGCTGGAGGTGCTGGACTCGGTTCAGCCGCCTGTACGCACCATCAATAAACCGTTACGATTACCACTGCAAGATGTCTACAAGATAGGAG GCGTGGGGACTGTTCCCGTGGGCAAAATCGAGACCGGCGTCCTGAAGGCGGGCATGACTCTCACATTCTCTCCCGCCAAAGTGACTGCAGAAGTCAAATCCATCGAGATGCACCACGAGGGCCTCGACACGGCTCTGCCGGGCCACAACGTGGGCTTCAACATCAAGAACGTGTCTGTCAAGAACCTGAGGCGCGGCGACGTGGCTGGCGACGCCCAGCAGGACCCGCCCTCTGACGTCAGCAGCTTCGAGGCGCAGGTCATCGTCCTCAACCACCCGGGTCGAATCAAAGAAGGGTATTCTCCGGTTCTGGACTGCCACACGGCGCACGTCACCTGCCGTTTCGCCGAGCTCAAGGAGAAGCTGGACAGGCGTACCGGCAACAAGCTGGAGGAGCGCCCCCTGCAGTTGATGTCGGGAGATGCCGCCACTGTTAAACTGGTGCCAGTCAAGCCGATGTGCGTGGAGAGCTTCTTCAAATATCCGCCGCTAG gTCGCTTTGCTGCCAGAGACTTGAAGCAAACAGTTGCCGTTGGAGTCATCAAGTCGGTGGAGAAGGACAAAGGATCCAAATCCAAAGTGGCCAAATAA